Genomic segment of Malus domestica chromosome 15, GDT2T_hap1:
TTCAGCTGGGATTTCTTTGTTCAACAAGTGGTCTTTCTTATTTGGCTTCTTAGTCATTGGATCTTTGTTTTCACAAAGTGCTTTAAGAGAAAATTCACACACATTATGcacaaacaaaaaggaaatattggccatttagggatcttttttctcatttttcgCCATCGTTTTTCAATAGAGTGTAAAGTTCATGTAGGAGCTTAAAAtaatgattttcttttttatttgctcTGTTTTTATCCTTTATTCAAGTTGTTGGGGGTTTTGAGGACCCTATCTTGTTTTGGTCATTTACAATACGATCTGATACGAACAAGTATATAATGTGGTATGGTCACTTGGAAAAtattcaaatttgaaatttgacaaGTTGAAAGGGTTCATTGCTGATGAAGCATTTGTTCTTGAGAGGAAGCGATTATTCCGTAAAATGTATGTTGACATTGTTTAACTATCACTAGGAATTGGTTAAGGGACTTGGGAATACTGTTTCGGGTTTAATGGTAGACGTTGGCTGCTAGACGACTATCCGTTGACGGCCATACAATCTTTCAGTTGGTGTTTGTATATTTGTGTTACCAGACATTTCCGAAGTTGAATGAATATTCGTTTGTTTGAATCTTGTTGATCTTCGTGACAGATGTTTGCTGGGGAAGTACTATTGGAATCTGCTATGGAAGAAATGCTGATGATCTTCCTACGCCTGACAAAGCGGCGCAGCTTGTCCAGCTTCATAACATTAAATATGTTCGGATTTACGACTCCAACATACAAGTCCTCAAGGCCTTTGCAAACACTGGCGTTGAACTTATGGTTGGGGTTCCGAACTCGGATTTATTGGCGTTTTCACAGTTCCAATCCAATGCAGACACCTGGCTCAAGAACAGCATCCTTCCTTACTACCCAGCAACGAAGATCACATACATAACGGTTGGAGCTGAAGTTACTGAGAGCTCCAGTAATTTCTCCGCCCAAGTAGTGCCGGCCATGAGAAATGTCCTCACAGCCTTAAAAAAAGTTGGTCTGTCTAAGAAGATCAAATTATCAAGCACACATTCCCTTGGTGTTCTGTCCCGATCATTCCCTCCCTCAGCAGGGGCTTTTAATAGCAGCCATGCGTCTTTCCTGAAACCGCTGTTGGAATACCTCGCTGAAAACCAGTCGCCCTTCATGGTTGATATTTATCCATACTATGCTTACAGAGATTCTCCAAGCAATGGCACTTTGGATTACGCTCTATTTGAGGCATCGTCAGAAGTTATTGATCCGAACACTGGTTTGCTATACACTAACATGCTCGATGCTCAGATTGACGCTATATATTATGCGCTGATGGCCCTGAATTTCAAAACAATCAAAGTCATGGTCACTGAGACAGGCTGGCCTGCGAAAGGATCGCCTAAAGAGACAGCTGCAACTCCTGATAATGCCCAAACTTACAATACCAATTTGATTCGCCATGTCATCAACGATACTGGTACTCCCGCAAAGCCTGGAGAGAGGCTGGATGTGTACATCTTCTCTTTGTTCAACGAAAATAGGAAGCCAGGGTTGGAATCTGAGAGGAACTGGGGGCTATTTTACCCGGACCAGACTAGCGTCTACAACCTGGATTTCACTGGAAAAGGTTCGGTGGATATGACTACAGGGACTAATGTTACCAGTTCAAatggaacaacaacaacaacaacatggTGCATTGCTTCGAGTAAGGCTTCTGAACTCGACTTGCAGAATGCCTTGGATTGGGCTTGTGGTCCTGGGAATGTGGACTGTAGAGCTATTCAGCCTAGCCAGCCTTGTTTCGAGCCAGATAATACAGTGGCTCACGCATCGTTCGCATTCAACACTTATTACCAGCAAAATGGGGCTACTGATATTGCTTGCAGTTTCGGAGGCACAGGGATCAAGGTCGATAAGAACCCAAGTACGTGTTCACGGATCCAAACCCTGCTTTTAAACCGGATTTCGTTTACAGGTCTCGCTGAAAACTAACTAATCTTCCTCCGCTTGTGCAGGCTATGACAACTGCATCTATATGACTACTGGGTAAGTTTTATACAGACAAAAACCCCACGAATTCAGTTTGTCAATTTTGCACTCCATATATACcaagcttttcttcttttgcaaCTTTCGTACAGGAGCAACAAAACCGTATCAAGTAATACGACTGCAATATCTTCTACTTCCTCTTCCACGAGGAACGGAGTTCAAGCATGGATTTTTAGTTGCCTTCTGGTGACTTTGATGTCATTCCTTTCCGCGGAGACCAGATAATGGCGATCGGCGACTCTTGTGTTCCGGTGATTAGCGTAATGCAGGGAGCGGTGTTGGTTTGAAAGTTGTTGCCCCGTTTTCAAGGGAAAGAATTGTAATTGCTGAACATCAAACTGCTCCCTAAGTTTTGTATGATAGCGTTT
This window contains:
- the LOC103400732 gene encoding glucan endo-1,3-beta-glucosidase 13 produces the protein MGRGFFRLLFATSLLLILLDVCWGSTIGICYGRNADDLPTPDKAAQLVQLHNIKYVRIYDSNIQVLKAFANTGVELMVGVPNSDLLAFSQFQSNADTWLKNSILPYYPATKITYITVGAEVTESSSNFSAQVVPAMRNVLTALKKVGLSKKIKLSSTHSLGVLSRSFPPSAGAFNSSHASFLKPLLEYLAENQSPFMVDIYPYYAYRDSPSNGTLDYALFEASSEVIDPNTGLLYTNMLDAQIDAIYYALMALNFKTIKVMVTETGWPAKGSPKETAATPDNAQTYNTNLIRHVINDTGTPAKPGERLDVYIFSLFNENRKPGLESERNWGLFYPDQTSVYNLDFTGKGSVDMTTGTNVTSSNGTTTTTTWCIASSKASELDLQNALDWACGPGNVDCRAIQPSQPCFEPDNTVAHASFAFNTYYQQNGATDIACSFGGTGIKVDKNPSYDNCIYMTTGSNKTVSSNTTAISSTSSSTRNGVQAWIFSCLLVTLMSFLSAETR